One genomic window of Anguilla anguilla isolate fAngAng1 chromosome 13, fAngAng1.pri, whole genome shotgun sequence includes the following:
- the chmp4ba gene encoding charged multivesicular body protein 4b, whose product MSLFGKLFGSGGKAGKSASPQEAIQRLRDTEEMLTKKQEFLEKKIDQELMTAKKNGTKNKRAALQALKRKKRYEKQLAQIDGTLSTIEFQREALENANTNTEVLKNMGFAAKAMKAAHENMDIDKVDDLMQDITEQQELAQEISDAISKPVGFGEEFDEDELLAELEELEQEELDKNLLEIGGTENVPLPNVPSSSLPARPAKKKEEEDEDDMKDLEAWAEAM is encoded by the exons ATGTCTTTGTTCGGAAAGTTGTTTGGTAGCGGAGGGAAAGCTGGAAAATCCGCAAGCCCCCAAGAGGCGATCCAGCGACTCCGGGACACCGAGGAGATGTTGACGAAGAAGCAGGAATTCTTGGAGAAAAAGATAGACCAGGAGCTCATGACCGCAAAGAAGAACGGCACAAAAAACAAACGAG CTGCCCTGCAGGCCTTGAAACGCAAGAAGCGGTACGAGAAGCAGCTGGCGCAGATTGACGGGACGCTGTCCACCATCGAGTTCCAGAGGGAGGCGCTAGAGAACGCCAACACTAACACCGAAGTGCTGAAGAACATGGGCTTCGCTGCCAAGGCCATGAAGGCCGCCCATGAGAACAT GGACATCGATAAGGTCGACGACCTGATGCAGGACATCACCGAGCAGCAAGAGCTGGCTCAGGAGATCTCAGACGCCATCTCCAAACCCGTGGGCTTCGGGGAAGAGTTCGACGAG GATGAACTGCTGGCGGAATTGGAAGAGCTGGAACAGGAGGAACTGGACAAGAACCTGCTGGAAATCGGCGGCACAGAGAACGTACCGCTGCCCAACGTGCCGTCCTCATCGCTACCCGCCAGACCAG caaagaaaaaggaggaagaggacgaggatGACATGAAGGATCTGGAGGCGTGGGCCGAGGCCATGTAG
- the LOC118211331 gene encoding uncharacterized protein C20orf85-like, translating into MVATNISSRCEREKRKRRENMATSKTSGKPCNLVNHDQIWKVHINMELESAKSWPQKWGFLTESYNQAMQESSKVTDRILKLELPEHLKTRPPTPPEEYLEVRPSPPVPQTTQAFIGWRSAVPGLQLERYGRVQCGKKSFLKELGWALNSCS; encoded by the exons ATGGTGGCAACAAACATATCTTccaggtgtgagagagagaaaagaaagagacggGAAAATATGGCTACATCCAAAACATCAGGCAAGCCATGCAACCTGGTGAATCATGATCAAATCTG GAAAGTACACATAAATATGGAACTGGAATCTGCCAAGAGCTGGCCTCAGAAATGGGGTTTTCTAACCGAGTCCTACAACCAG GCAATGCAGGAGAGCAGCAAGGTGACAGACAGAATCCTGAAACTGGAGCTTCCGGAACACCTGAAGACACGCCCCCCAACTCCGCCGGAGGAATACCTGGag GTGCGGCCGTCTCCTCCGGTTCCCCAGACAACGCAAGCGTTCATTGGCTGGCGCTCGGCGGTGCCAGGACTACAGCTTGAGCGGTACGGACGGGTGCAGTGCGGCAAGAAGAGCTTTCTTAAAGAGCTGGGCTGGGCATTGAACAGCTGCAGCTAA